The following proteins are co-located in the Candidatus Paracaedibacter acanthamoebae genome:
- a CDS encoding methylated-DNA--[protein]-cysteine S-methyltransferase, producing MKLTVIDRKKFEQRFPDRQHAIFNFAPYGSVEVDYTGNILHGLRPSAISTETDLPDFHELVVCGTAFQEKVWRALLTIPFGETVCYSDIAHKIGHPRAVRAVGSALGANPIGVIIPCHRVLAKYGKIGGFDWGIELKQKWLAIEADSGSTKEHP from the coding sequence ATGAAATTGACAGTTATTGATAGAAAAAAATTTGAGCAACGCTTTCCCGATCGGCAGCATGCTATCTTTAATTTTGCGCCATATGGCAGTGTGGAGGTTGACTACACTGGCAACATCTTGCATGGATTGAGGCCCTCAGCGATTTCCACTGAAACGGATCTTCCCGACTTTCATGAATTGGTTGTGTGTGGAACAGCGTTTCAAGAAAAAGTATGGCGGGCCTTATTGACTATTCCGTTCGGGGAAACGGTATGCTATAGCGATATTGCCCATAAAATTGGCCATCCAAGGGCAGTTCGCGCGGTGGGATCAGCGCTGGGTGCGAACCCGATTGGTGTTATTATTCCCTGTCATCGAGTCTTAGCTAAGTATGGTAAGATTGGCGGATTTGATTGGGGAATTGAATTAAAGCAAAAATGGCTCGCTATAGAAGCCGACAGCGGATCTACCAAAGAACATCCTTAA
- a CDS encoding RNA polymerase factor sigma-32, with protein sequence MSEKLSVYGDHQTQKADLAYVRGVMNQPVLSREKEMELATAWREKGDEHALHDLTKAYSRLVVATATRFRHYGLPIGDLIQEGNVGLMQAAERFEPERDVRFSTYAKWWIRSFIQDYILKNWSIVRTGSTSAQKQLFFNLRRLRAQLASVTTDHLAPQDRQKIADILKVSVREVETMENRLAAHDLSLSNPIGEESHEDWVDTLADEGPSPETEALEEYDRCVRRHWLEASLRQLPIRERQIIQCRHLTDTPLTLEQIGDLMNISKERVRQLETRALRKMKHHLTRNIHDVKDVLW encoded by the coding sequence GTGTCAGAAAAATTATCTGTGTATGGTGACCACCAAACTCAAAAGGCGGACCTAGCCTATGTTCGAGGTGTTATGAACCAGCCTGTTCTCTCCCGTGAAAAGGAAATGGAATTAGCAACAGCCTGGCGCGAAAAGGGTGATGAGCATGCCCTTCATGATCTAACCAAAGCCTACTCCAGATTGGTTGTTGCAACGGCTACCCGCTTTCGCCACTATGGTCTTCCTATCGGCGATTTGATTCAAGAGGGTAACGTTGGATTAATGCAAGCCGCAGAGCGCTTTGAACCTGAACGAGATGTTCGTTTTTCAACTTATGCCAAATGGTGGATCCGATCCTTTATTCAGGATTATATTTTAAAAAATTGGTCCATTGTTAGAACTGGCTCAACGTCAGCACAAAAACAACTCTTTTTCAACCTACGCCGCCTGAGAGCTCAGTTAGCAAGCGTCACCACCGATCATCTGGCTCCGCAGGATCGTCAAAAGATAGCCGACATCCTCAAAGTATCTGTAAGGGAAGTAGAAACTATGGAAAATCGCTTAGCGGCCCATGATCTATCCCTCAGTAACCCCATTGGCGAAGAAAGTCATGAAGACTGGGTTGACACCCTGGCCGATGAAGGTCCGAGTCCTGAAACTGAAGCCCTCGAAGAATATGATCGCTGTGTGCGGCGTCATTGGTTAGAAGCCTCTTTGCGCCAACTTCCTATTCGGGAGCGGCAAATCATTCAATGTCGCCATTTAACCGATACTCCTTTAACGCTGGAACAAATTGGTGACCTGATGAATATTAGTAAAGAACGGGTGCGCCAATTAGAAACCCGGGCGTTGCGCAAGATGAAGCATCACTTAACTCGGAATATTCATGACGTTAAGGATGTTCTTTGGTAG
- a CDS encoding YdcH family protein, which yields MGVDPETFVALHHKLEALKKKHAELEIHIQSSFQDPARDDLAVHRLKREKLALKDQMAKVEAMMVPDIIA from the coding sequence ATGGGTGTTGATCCGGAAACCTTTGTTGCTTTACATCATAAGCTCGAAGCTCTTAAGAAGAAACATGCTGAACTTGAAATTCATATTCAGTCTTCATTTCAAGATCCTGCCCGAGATGACCTTGCTGTTCATCGTTTAAAGCGAGAAAAACTAGCGCTTAAAGACCAAATGGCTAAAGTTGAAGCCATGATGGTGCCTGATATTATTGCTTAA
- a CDS encoding ATP-binding cassette domain-containing protein, whose translation MSRYPNKVCLIEAAISNQQAGQFVMETKFFRAMPWKRWDVMVATAMLNGLALFMSLMMIHLYDHVLPSKSYSLLNLTVVGLATMVVLEIIIRHARSRVLSWLRMRYSYQTQAAVFDRLVAPSYPSDSRVQFAEQLDMIDKSRNVQDFLNRQEFLAFLDLPFILIFAGVACFLSPVLMVIPTLGIMLLVLMGIYRGKQLTDILNKRQLLDHQRSILLTQTVQNYHTLKTLGMENLLLRRYERLQYQKAFFDNDIHQVEGMTRDLSSIISYAVVAGVLCVDVHEVLLGHLSIGTLSACVFLTGLMIYPLQAIFSSWFNVKCFQQANKKLISHLKARQVPANSSAQELELTGEFRLENIEFQYPGTEKPILLNLNLSVQSNTIVTIFGPTGVGKTTLAQLIMNRLERRQGKITFDGHDLKDIDAPSFARQVMVVSASTPLFTGTLMENLTLFRVGPLIEEAIKLSQDLGLAAWVEAQPLSYQTAIREDLSLSIPDGIKQRIGLIRILLNEPKILILDEANAAIDGEGDAQLKQTLMALKEAATIIFITHRPSMKQIADESYDLVNGALVPSMNVSPTLKSFKTITTKAETGQG comes from the coding sequence GTGTCACGGTATCCTAATAAAGTGTGCTTAATAGAAGCTGCAATTTCTAATCAACAGGCAGGTCAGTTCGTGATGGAGACAAAATTTTTTAGAGCCATGCCGTGGAAGCGTTGGGATGTTATGGTTGCAACCGCAATGCTCAATGGATTGGCTTTATTTATGTCGTTGATGATGATCCATCTGTATGATCACGTCTTGCCCAGTAAATCTTACTCACTGTTGAACTTAACCGTGGTTGGTCTTGCAACAATGGTGGTGCTTGAGATTATTATTCGCCATGCCCGGTCTCGAGTTTTGAGTTGGTTAAGGATGCGCTATTCTTATCAGACCCAGGCTGCGGTGTTTGATCGATTGGTGGCTCCTTCTTATCCGTCTGACAGTCGAGTGCAGTTTGCCGAACAACTTGACATGATTGATAAGAGCCGTAACGTGCAAGATTTTTTGAATCGTCAGGAATTCTTGGCATTTTTAGATTTGCCGTTCATTCTAATTTTTGCTGGGGTTGCTTGTTTTTTGTCACCCGTTCTTATGGTCATTCCGACGCTGGGGATAATGCTTCTGGTATTGATGGGGATTTATCGTGGTAAGCAGCTAACTGATATTTTAAACAAGCGACAGCTTCTCGATCATCAGCGCTCTATCCTTTTAACCCAAACAGTGCAGAACTATCATACGCTCAAAACTTTAGGGATGGAGAATCTGCTATTACGCCGTTATGAACGACTGCAGTATCAAAAGGCATTTTTTGATAACGATATCCATCAGGTTGAGGGCATGACGCGAGATCTATCCTCTATTATCTCTTATGCCGTGGTGGCGGGTGTATTATGTGTCGACGTGCACGAAGTTTTGCTGGGGCATTTATCAATCGGAACGCTGTCAGCGTGTGTGTTTCTGACCGGTTTAATGATATACCCCTTACAGGCAATTTTTTCGAGTTGGTTCAATGTGAAATGTTTCCAGCAAGCCAATAAGAAACTCATCAGTCATCTTAAGGCACGGCAAGTGCCAGCAAATTCAAGCGCGCAAGAGCTTGAATTGACAGGAGAATTCCGGTTAGAAAATATTGAATTTCAATATCCAGGCACAGAAAAGCCCATTCTTTTAAACCTTAATTTGTCGGTTCAATCTAATACCATTGTTACAATTTTTGGCCCCACCGGTGTTGGTAAAACGACCTTGGCTCAGTTAATTATGAATCGGTTAGAACGACGCCAGGGTAAAATTACGTTTGATGGGCATGATTTAAAAGATATTGACGCTCCCAGTTTTGCCAGACAAGTTATGGTTGTTTCTGCTTCCACCCCTTTGTTTACCGGTACCCTTATGGAAAACCTAACCCTATTTCGGGTTGGCCCCCTTATTGAGGAGGCTATTAAGCTTTCTCAAGATTTGGGCTTAGCTGCTTGGGTAGAAGCCCAACCTCTATCTTACCAAACGGCGATAAGGGAGGATCTATCTCTCAGTATTCCTGATGGGATTAAACAGCGTATTGGATTAATTCGTATTCTTTTAAATGAGCCAAAAATTTTAATTCTCGATGAAGCGAATGCTGCTATTGATGGTGAAGGTGATGCGCAGCTAAAGCAAACTTTGATGGCCTTGAAAGAAGCGGCGACTATTATTTTTATTACGCATCGTCCATCAATGAAGCAAATTGCTGATGAGTCTTATGATTTAGTGAATGGCGCTCTAGTTCCGAGTATGAATGTTAGTCCAACTCTAAAGTCTTTTAAGACGATAACAACTAAAGCAGAGACAGGGCAGGGATGA
- a CDS encoding peptidase domain-containing ABC transporter, producing the protein MTNFNYINCLKPLLRTLGWQGSSRRVFEAVPYDVTEIDLIDLKNIFVSLGYTCYSKKVKLSKLSRSFLPTLFINESKGIFWVIYERTEKDFLYIDCRNGEKAAIPVSKRLSGVRYNFVKGLHPEISAKSWFLCLFDRLSRDLWQPVVMAILGGLSTLAIPLFVQFMYDHVISIQSEKMVPYCVGGLGLVFLSMILFAYIKNRYLSYLGARLNILINNDIERQLMMLSPSHLKEDSIGEQVLKLRQFDYGREMVPRSLVLALFELPIIILATIAMAIVGQELALIPLMAMGLTLMLVKFFYGRLSSLTTKAVAVHKTSSNFIHETLLSLQALHNLAAERAWSDRYRTYGSDTAIQERVLSDKINQLSTWSLSILKGAGALTVCWGIQQVIEGNLSGGTLMAVIILMGQVFWSLYTLVGQVQDLPLFRETVSKINQLMVAPIEGLPTIQSAIKPQGHLSVDDVYFRYPGQSKMALQGVRMEANPGEIVAIIGQNASGKSTFVRLLMRLHDPMSGDIKLDGININTFDPIAYRQSIGYAPSVPQFFVGTIAQNMRLAQPEATDKEILYAFEQVGVTEEIHKLPNGIHTRLSDQYQQDYSAGFLQKLNLARALIRDSNVLIFDEPVGNIDFKSDAVFKDTIQNLKGKKTVIIVTHRPSIINLADRILVLNQGIMRLFGPREQVLNILSGNAA; encoded by the coding sequence ATGACGAATTTTAATTACATTAACTGTCTAAAACCGTTATTAAGAACCTTGGGTTGGCAAGGATCTTCGCGACGGGTCTTTGAAGCCGTGCCCTATGATGTAACTGAGATTGATTTAATTGATCTCAAGAATATTTTTGTCAGCTTGGGGTATACTTGTTACAGCAAGAAAGTAAAGCTGTCGAAACTATCACGGAGCTTTCTACCAACCTTATTCATCAATGAATCAAAGGGTATTTTTTGGGTTATTTATGAACGCACTGAAAAAGATTTTCTTTATATTGATTGCAGGAATGGAGAGAAAGCAGCCATCCCTGTCTCTAAAAGACTTAGTGGCGTTCGCTATAATTTTGTCAAAGGTTTGCATCCTGAGATATCTGCTAAGTCTTGGTTTCTTTGCCTATTTGACCGCTTATCTCGAGACCTGTGGCAGCCGGTTGTAATGGCTATTTTAGGGGGGCTAAGCACGCTGGCGATTCCCTTATTTGTTCAGTTTATGTATGATCATGTCATTTCCATTCAATCAGAGAAAATGGTGCCTTATTGTGTGGGGGGATTGGGGCTTGTTTTTCTGAGTATGATTTTATTTGCCTACATCAAAAATCGGTATTTATCCTATTTAGGGGCTCGGTTAAATATTTTGATAAATAATGATATAGAACGACAATTAATGATGCTCTCTCCTTCCCATTTAAAAGAGGACTCGATTGGAGAACAGGTATTAAAATTGCGGCAATTTGATTATGGTCGTGAGATGGTTCCTAGATCGCTTGTTCTTGCCCTATTCGAGCTGCCGATTATTATTTTAGCGACCATTGCAATGGCTATAGTCGGACAAGAACTTGCTCTTATTCCTCTTATGGCAATGGGGTTGACTTTAATGTTGGTAAAATTTTTCTATGGTAGGTTGTCTTCCTTAACGACAAAGGCTGTGGCCGTTCATAAAACTTCCAGTAATTTTATCCATGAAACCCTGTTAAGTTTGCAAGCTCTTCACAATCTTGCAGCCGAACGTGCTTGGAGCGATCGTTATCGTACTTATGGAAGCGACACTGCCATCCAAGAGCGTGTTTTAAGCGATAAAATTAATCAATTATCAACGTGGAGTTTAAGCATCTTAAAAGGGGCTGGTGCTTTAACAGTTTGTTGGGGCATTCAACAAGTTATAGAGGGAAATTTGTCAGGCGGCACCTTGATGGCGGTTATTATTCTCATGGGGCAAGTTTTCTGGTCACTGTATACCTTAGTGGGACAAGTGCAGGACCTGCCTTTATTCCGTGAAACTGTATCTAAAATAAATCAATTAATGGTGGCACCTATTGAAGGTTTGCCTACCATTCAATCGGCGATTAAACCGCAGGGTCATCTTAGTGTTGATGATGTGTATTTTCGTTATCCGGGCCAATCGAAAATGGCTTTACAAGGTGTGCGGATGGAAGCAAATCCAGGGGAGATTGTTGCTATTATTGGTCAGAATGCCTCGGGCAAATCGACTTTTGTTCGATTGCTGATGCGACTCCATGATCCAATGAGTGGTGATATCAAGCTTGATGGCATCAATATTAATACTTTTGATCCAATTGCTTATCGGCAATCCATTGGCTATGCCCCCAGTGTACCGCAGTTCTTTGTCGGCACAATTGCGCAAAATATGAGATTGGCGCAACCAGAGGCTACGGATAAGGAAATCTTGTACGCTTTCGAGCAAGTTGGAGTGACCGAAGAGATACACAAGTTGCCGAATGGTATCCATACGCGATTATCAGATCAATATCAGCAGGACTATTCGGCAGGGTTCTTACAAAAATTGAATTTGGCTCGGGCCTTAATTCGTGATAGCAATGTTTTGATTTTTGATGAACCTGTCGGCAATATCGATTTCAAGAGTGATGCTGTTTTTAAGGACACCATCCAAAATCTTAAAGGAAAAAAGACAGTCATTATCGTGACCCATCGTCCAAGTATTATTAACCTTGCCGATCGTATTTTGGTGCTTAATCAGGGCATAATGCGATTATTCGGGCCTAGAGAACAAGTTCTCAACATTCTTTCGGGGAATGCAGCATGA